From Bosea sp. NBC_00550, the proteins below share one genomic window:
- the ftsL gene encoding cell division protein FtsL, whose product MIKLLHVIAIGALVSSAVYAYSIKYETTLAAEHLQKLKGKTQRERDAIQVLKAEWQFLNRPDRVQALAERHLDLQPFVVTQVVKPSDIPNRGPKVDTIGRKLADLGLGMPTETPKNAKSSATTPRPMP is encoded by the coding sequence GTGATCAAGCTCCTGCATGTCATCGCCATCGGCGCGCTGGTCTCCTCGGCGGTCTATGCCTACTCGATCAAATACGAAACGACGCTGGCGGCCGAGCATCTCCAGAAGCTCAAGGGCAAGACCCAGCGCGAGCGCGACGCGATCCAGGTGCTCAAGGCCGAGTGGCAGTTCCTCAACCGCCCCGACCGCGTCCAGGCGCTGGCCGAGCGGCATCTCGATCTCCAGCCCTTCGTCGTGACGCAGGTGGTCAAGCCCTCCGACATCCCCAATCGCGGCCCGAAGGTCGACACCATCGGCCGCAAGCTCGCGGATCTCGGGCTCGGCATGCCGACCGAGACGCCGAAGAACGCCAAGTCGAGCGCGACGACGCCGAGACCGATGCCATGA
- a CDS encoding peptidoglycan D,D-transpeptidase FtsI family protein codes for MTEPTPNGAPMEQQGEAAETITKRARLAWLRDVFRMSGEKSQPRVGLVILGFSALFIAITGRLVMLGALPNEQVGLRRATSTAISAARPDIVDRNGEVMATDIRTVSVFAEPRKILDKDEATELLTAVLPDLDAKDLRDKLNTKKGFVWVKREITPRQQAEVHRLGIPGVGFVPENKRVYPNGTAAAHVLGFANIDNVGIAGMEKYIDSQGLQDLNGAGLATEASDLKPVQLSIDLRVQHLLRDELFKGMERFKAIAAAGAIIDVTTGEVIALASLPDFDPNNPVDALEKDRINRMSVGVYEMGSTFKALTIAMALDSGKANINSSYSTAGGMMRFGRQVIKEYHGTGRTLTVPEVFLHSSNMGSIKMALAVGVEGHKAFLRKMMQLDRMTTELPESAAPIVPQRWGEINTATIAFGHGLAVAPLQALSAVAALVNGGYLMKPTFLKRSEEDARKVATRVIKPETSEAMRFIMRLNGEKGSARKADIPGYFVGGKTGTAEKVINGRYAKNKNFTTFTAIAPSDKPKYLFLAIYDEPKGYAESGGYSTAAWNAGVTTGRVIERAAPILGLNPRFDPPPSPFPLMAKLGAWGSR; via the coding sequence ATGACCGAGCCGACACCGAACGGGGCGCCGATGGAGCAGCAGGGCGAGGCGGCCGAGACCATCACCAAGCGCGCGCGCTTGGCCTGGCTGCGCGACGTCTTCCGCATGAGCGGGGAGAAGAGCCAGCCGCGCGTCGGCCTCGTCATCCTCGGCTTTTCCGCCCTGTTCATTGCGATCACCGGCAGGCTCGTCATGCTTGGGGCGCTGCCGAACGAGCAGGTCGGCCTGCGCCGCGCGACCTCCACCGCCATTTCCGCCGCGCGGCCCGACATCGTCGACCGCAACGGCGAGGTGATGGCCACGGACATCCGCACGGTCTCGGTCTTCGCCGAGCCGCGCAAGATCCTCGACAAGGACGAGGCGACCGAGCTTCTCACCGCCGTGCTGCCGGACCTCGACGCCAAGGATCTGCGCGACAAGCTCAACACCAAGAAGGGCTTCGTCTGGGTCAAGCGCGAGATCACGCCGCGCCAGCAGGCCGAGGTTCACCGGCTCGGCATCCCCGGCGTCGGCTTCGTGCCCGAGAACAAGCGCGTCTATCCCAACGGCACCGCCGCCGCCCATGTGCTCGGCTTCGCCAATATCGACAATGTCGGCATCGCCGGCATGGAGAAATACATCGACTCGCAGGGGCTGCAGGACCTCAACGGCGCCGGGCTCGCGACGGAAGCCTCGGACCTCAAGCCGGTCCAGCTCTCGATCGATCTGCGCGTGCAGCATCTGCTGCGCGACGAGCTCTTCAAGGGCATGGAGCGCTTCAAGGCCATCGCGGCGGCCGGCGCGATCATCGACGTGACCACGGGCGAGGTGATCGCGCTCGCCTCGCTGCCGGATTTCGACCCGAACAACCCGGTCGACGCGCTGGAGAAGGACCGCATCAACCGGATGAGTGTCGGCGTCTACGAGATGGGCTCGACCTTCAAGGCGCTGACCATCGCGATGGCGCTCGATTCCGGCAAGGCCAACATCAATTCGAGCTATTCGACCGCCGGCGGGATGATGCGGTTCGGCCGCCAGGTCATCAAGGAATACCACGGCACCGGCCGCACGCTGACGGTGCCCGAGGTCTTCCTGCACTCGTCGAACATGGGCTCGATCAAGATGGCGCTCGCCGTCGGCGTCGAGGGCCACAAGGCCTTCCTGCGGAAGATGATGCAGCTCGACCGGATGACGACGGAGCTGCCGGAAAGCGCAGCCCCGATCGTTCCACAGCGCTGGGGCGAGATCAACACCGCGACCATCGCCTTCGGCCACGGGCTCGCGGTGGCGCCGCTGCAGGCGCTCTCCGCCGTCGCCGCGCTGGTCAATGGCGGCTATCTGATGAAGCCGACCTTCCTGAAGCGCTCCGAGGAGGATGCGCGCAAGGTGGCGACCCGCGTGATCAAGCCGGAGACCTCCGAGGCGATGCGCTTCATCATGCGGCTCAACGGCGAGAAGGGCTCGGCCCGCAAGGCCGACATCCCCGGCTACTTCGTCGGCGGCAAGACCGGCACGGCCGAGAAGGTCATCAACGGCCGCTACGCCAAGAACAAGAACTTCACGACCTTTACGGCGATCGCACCCTCCGACAAGCCGAAATACCTCTTCCTCGCGATCTATGACGAGCCGAAGGGCTATGCCGAGAGCGGCGGCTATTCGACCGCGGCCTGGAATGCCGGCGTGACCACCGGCAGGGTGATCGAGCGCGCGGCACCGATCCTCGGGCTTAACCCGCGCTTCGACCCGCCGCCGTCGCCCTTCCCGCTGATGGCGAAGCTGGGGGCCTGGGGTTCGCGGTGA
- a CDS encoding MarR family winged helix-turn-helix transcriptional regulator, which translates to MAQRDEARDGMSRLEQQLCFAIYQAGHAFNRAYRPILAELGLTYPQYLVMLVLWEQDGLTVKELGEKLMLDSGTLTPLLKRLEGAGIIRRERDARDERQVRIRLAEKGEGMRVQGRCVQDAIGKALGGTAQDAARLRDQLDLVRDALLTASKDG; encoded by the coding sequence ATGGCACAGCGGGATGAAGCCAGGGACGGCATGTCGCGGCTGGAGCAGCAGCTCTGCTTCGCGATCTATCAGGCCGGCCACGCCTTCAACCGGGCGTATCGCCCGATCCTGGCCGAGCTTGGGCTGACCTATCCGCAATATCTCGTGATGCTGGTGCTGTGGGAGCAGGACGGGCTTACGGTCAAGGAGCTCGGCGAGAAGCTGATGCTCGATTCCGGCACGTTGACCCCGCTGCTGAAGCGCCTTGAAGGCGCCGGGATCATCCGGCGCGAGCGCGACGCCCGCGACGAGCGCCAGGTCCGTATCCGCCTCGCCGAAAAAGGCGAGGGGATGCGCGTGCAGGGGCGCTGCGTGCAGGACGCGATCGGCAAGGCGCTGGGCGGGACGGCTCAGGACGCCGCAAGGCTGCGCGACCAGCTCGATCTCGTCCGCGATGCGTTGCTGACGGCGTCCAAGGACGGCTGA
- a CDS encoding N-acetylmuramoyl-L-alanine amidase yields the protein MNDTAKPDAATPDSRFAAKVFPSPNHGERKGRDGKDSDALPGRRPDMLILHYTGMPIAGEALQWLCNPVSQVSSHYFVFENGHTLQLVPEGRRAWHAGASHWAGETDINSCSIGIEIANPGHPGGLPDYPEEQLAATLNLCRDICERWSIPPERVLAHSDIAPGRKIDPGEKFPWRRFAEGGVGLWNEPASIRGGRFFARGESGQPVEALQAMFAMLGYGIGVDGVFDEKTEAVVAAFQRHWRPEKVDGVADSSTITTLRDLLAATQAARTA from the coding sequence ATGAACGACACCGCCAAACCCGACGCGGCCACCCCCGACAGCCGCTTCGCCGCCAAGGTCTTTCCCTCGCCCAACCATGGCGAGCGCAAAGGCCGCGACGGCAAGGATTCCGATGCCCTTCCCGGTCGCCGGCCGGACATGCTGATCCTGCACTACACCGGCATGCCCATCGCGGGCGAAGCGCTGCAATGGCTCTGCAACCCCGTCTCGCAGGTCTCGTCCCATTATTTCGTCTTCGAGAACGGCCACACGCTCCAGCTCGTGCCGGAGGGCCGGCGTGCCTGGCATGCCGGCGCCTCGCACTGGGCCGGCGAGACCGACATCAACTCCTGCTCGATCGGCATCGAGATCGCCAATCCCGGCCACCCCGGCGGCCTGCCGGACTACCCGGAAGAGCAGCTCGCCGCGACGCTGAACCTCTGCCGCGATATCTGCGAGCGCTGGTCGATCCCGCCCGAGCGCGTCCTCGCCCATTCCGACATCGCGCCGGGCCGCAAGATCGATCCGGGCGAAAAATTCCCCTGGCGCCGCTTCGCCGAGGGCGGCGTCGGCCTCTGGAACGAGCCGGCGTCGATCCGGGGCGGGCGCTTCTTCGCCCGCGGCGAGAGCGGCCAGCCGGTCGAGGCGCTGCAGGCGATGTTCGCCATGCTCGGCTATGGCATCGGCGTGGACGGTGTCTTCGACGAGAAGACGGAGGCTGTCGTCGCCGCCTTCCAGCGCCATTGGCGGCCCGAAAAGGTCGACGGCGTCGCAGATTCCTCGACGATCACGACGCTGCGGGACCTGCTCGCCGCGACGCAAGCAGCCCGCACCGCCTGA
- a CDS encoding TerB family tellurite resistance protein: MASSFWGALGGGGLGLVLGGPLGALLGAVAGHVLVDREGAPFGPAPRELVFTTGLVALAAKMARSDGVVTCDEITAFRRIIEVPPEQQQRIEHLFDLAKQTSAGFEAYAAQIAAAFKDEPALLEDVLDGLFLIAAADGAIHEAEHAYLQSVAGIFGIADGDFARIEARHARRPDDPYLVLGASREMDDAELKRHYRRLVVETHPDREIARGLPQEAVAIATRRLSAINAAWDAIQKERGMSRNLSPEPA; the protein is encoded by the coding sequence ATGGCTTCCTCCTTCTGGGGCGCGCTCGGCGGCGGCGGGCTCGGGCTCGTGCTCGGCGGCCCCCTCGGCGCGCTGCTCGGCGCAGTGGCCGGCCATGTGCTGGTCGATCGCGAGGGCGCGCCCTTCGGCCCGGCGCCGCGGGAACTCGTCTTCACGACGGGGCTCGTCGCGCTCGCCGCCAAGATGGCGCGCTCGGACGGCGTCGTGACCTGCGACGAGATCACCGCCTTCCGCCGCATCATCGAGGTGCCGCCCGAGCAGCAGCAGCGCATCGAACACCTGTTCGATCTCGCCAAGCAGACCAGCGCCGGCTTCGAGGCCTATGCCGCGCAGATCGCCGCCGCCTTCAAGGACGAGCCCGCCCTGCTGGAGGACGTGCTCGACGGGCTTTTCCTGATCGCCGCCGCCGATGGCGCGATCCATGAGGCCGAGCACGCCTATCTCCAGTCGGTCGCCGGCATCTTTGGCATCGCGGACGGCGATTTCGCGCGGATCGAGGCCCGTCACGCACGCCGCCCGGATGATCCCTATCTCGTCCTCGGCGCCAGCCGCGAGATGGATGACGCCGAGCTGAAGCGGCATTACCGCCGCCTCGTCGTCGAGACGCATCCCGACCGGGAGATCGCCCGTGGCCTGCCCCAGGAGGCGGTCGCGATCGCGACCCGGCGCCTCTCGGCCATCAACGCCGCCTGGGACGCGATCCAGAAAGAGCGCGGCATGAGCCGCAACCTCTCGCCCGAACCCGCCTGA
- a CDS encoding MBL fold metallo-hydrolase: MLNRRQWLAGTAAALLPTLPALARAPQTAAQVPGIYRRMLGDIEITAILDGYVPLGAKSFTGGDPGDVPRLVAEAGLTEALPTSVNAFVVNTKDRTYLVDTGGGAWTGLGDTMGRAEANLRAAGIEPAQIDAVILTHAHPDHAEGLITAQKTARFPNAEVVIHETEYAFWHDDGILSRVPAEAKPFFESARNSLAPYAARTRKVKAGEIAPGLTLEDAPGHTPGHSILRLSSGREQILLVADCVHNAAIQTARPEITFVFDADGAQAAASRRRVLDIIAADGIAFSGSHMPFPGFGTVKKSGNAFRFVPAEWSYTL, encoded by the coding sequence ATGTTGAACCGTCGCCAATGGCTTGCCGGAACGGCAGCCGCGCTCCTCCCCACCCTGCCCGCCCTCGCCCGCGCCCCGCAGACGGCCGCGCAGGTGCCCGGCATCTATCGCCGCATGCTCGGCGACATCGAGATCACCGCCATCCTCGACGGCTATGTGCCGCTCGGGGCCAAATCCTTCACGGGCGGAGACCCCGGCGACGTGCCGCGCCTCGTCGCTGAGGCCGGCCTGACCGAGGCACTGCCGACCTCGGTCAACGCCTTCGTCGTCAACACGAAGGACAGGACCTACCTCGTCGATACCGGCGGCGGCGCCTGGACCGGCCTTGGCGACACCATGGGCCGGGCCGAGGCCAATCTGCGCGCCGCCGGCATCGAGCCGGCCCAGATCGACGCCGTCATCCTCACCCACGCCCATCCCGACCACGCCGAGGGGCTGATCACCGCGCAGAAGACCGCCCGCTTCCCCAATGCGGAGGTCGTCATCCACGAAACCGAATATGCCTTCTGGCACGATGACGGCATCCTGAGCCGCGTCCCGGCCGAGGCGAAGCCGTTCTTCGAGTCCGCCCGCAACTCGCTCGCGCCCTACGCCGCCCGCACCCGCAAGGTGAAGGCCGGCGAGATCGCGCCGGGACTGACCTTGGAAGATGCGCCGGGCCATACGCCGGGTCACAGCATCCTGCGGCTGTCCTCGGGCAGGGAGCAGATCCTGCTGGTGGCCGATTGCGTGCACAACGCCGCGATCCAGACGGCGCGCCCGGAGATCACCTTCGTCTTCGATGCCGACGGCGCCCAGGCCGCGGCCTCGCGCCGGCGCGTGCTCGACATCATCGCGGCGGACGGCATCGCGTTCAGCGGTTCGCACATGCCCTTCCCCGGCTTCGGCACGGTGAAGAAGAGCGGCAACGCCTTCCGCTTCGTGCCCGCCGAATGGAGCTACACGCTCTGA
- the rsmH gene encoding 16S rRNA (cytosine(1402)-N(4))-methyltransferase RsmH → MSGPVRHVPVLLGEVLEALALQPGGRYLDGTFGAGGYTKAILDAAPEATLLGLDRDPSAIAGGADLVAAMAGRLTLSQACFGELAEEAERFGMTPLDGVVLDIGVSSMQIDQAERGFSFRFDGPLDMRMSGAGQSASDIVNEAEEGLLANIFYHYGEERRSRAVARAVIEARRRAPLATTKQLADLVAGIVRGEPGGPHPATRVFQALRIAVNDELGELVRALHAAEAVLKPGGRLVVVTFHSLEDRIVKQFFAERSGRVPSGSRHAPAVASEQPTFRLISKGAVAPSEAEMRANPRARSAKLRAAERNEAPARRADAGLVALSTVPDPQPRRRP, encoded by the coding sequence ATTAGCGGACCGGTTCGTCATGTGCCCGTGCTGCTGGGCGAGGTGCTGGAGGCGCTCGCCCTGCAGCCCGGCGGGCGCTATCTCGACGGCACCTTCGGCGCTGGCGGCTATACTAAAGCGATCCTCGACGCGGCGCCGGAGGCGACGCTGCTCGGGCTCGACCGCGACCCGAGCGCAATCGCCGGCGGGGCGGACCTCGTCGCGGCGATGGCCGGGCGATTGACGCTGTCGCAGGCCTGCTTCGGCGAGCTGGCCGAGGAGGCCGAGCGCTTCGGGATGACGCCGCTCGACGGCGTCGTGCTCGATATCGGCGTCTCCTCGATGCAGATCGACCAGGCCGAGCGCGGCTTCTCGTTCCGCTTCGACGGCCCGCTCGACATGCGCATGAGCGGAGCAGGGCAGAGCGCCTCGGACATCGTCAACGAGGCCGAGGAGGGGCTCCTCGCCAACATCTTCTATCACTATGGCGAGGAGCGCCGCTCCCGCGCCGTGGCCCGCGCCGTGATCGAGGCGCGCCGCAGGGCGCCGCTGGCGACGACAAAGCAGCTCGCCGACCTCGTCGCCGGGATCGTGCGGGGCGAGCCGGGCGGGCCCCATCCGGCGACGCGCGTGTTCCAGGCGCTGCGCATCGCGGTCAATGACGAACTCGGCGAGCTGGTGCGGGCGCTGCATGCGGCGGAAGCCGTGCTGAAGCCCGGCGGGCGGCTGGTCGTCGTGACCTTCCATTCGCTGGAGGACCGCATCGTCAAGCAGTTCTTCGCCGAGCGCTCGGGCCGCGTGCCGTCCGGCTCGCGCCATGCGCCGGCCGTGGCCTCCGAACAGCCGACCTTCCGGCTGATCAGCAAGGGCGCCGTCGCGCCTTCCGAAGCCGAGATGCGGGCCAATCCGCGGGCGCGCTCGGCCAAGCTGCGCGCCGCAGAGCGCAATGAGGCGCCGGCGCGCCGGGCCGATGCCGGGCTCGTCGCGCTCTCCACCGTTCCCGACCCGCAGCCGCGCCGGAGACCCTGA
- a CDS encoding UDP-N-acetylmuramoyl-L-alanyl-D-glutamate--2,6-diaminopimelate ligase translates to MSSISGYSLGDLFPETFEAEAASQQVHGVAFDSRKVTGDDVFVALAGAKADGARFIMDAVGHGAVAIVSGGPRPADLPAGVAFAQVDDPRLALALAAAKVHPRQPETIVAVTGTSGKSSVADFTRQIFQALGHEAASVGTIGVVTRKGADYGSLTTPDPLSLHASLDKLAGEGITHLAMEASSHGLDQRRLDGVRLKAGAFLNLGRDHLDYHPSVEDYLAAKLRLWTLLPAGAPVVINRDEPYAEEAAQAAEAAGHPVLGIGRKGETLTLLANEREGFSQRLTVGFDGQKLSVALPLVGDFMAGNALVAAGLAIATGADKAAALQVMAGLTGVAGRLERVGEANGGLVVVDYAHKPDALAAVLTTLRPYATGRLICVFGCGGDRDKGKRPLMGAIAAEKADIAIVTDDNPRSEDPATIRAEIMAASPELSEIGDREEAIRAAVKMLKPGDLLVVAGKGHESGQIIGDRTLPFSDHDVVRKALSEIK, encoded by the coding sequence ATGAGCTCGATATCCGGATACAGCCTCGGAGACCTCTTCCCCGAGACCTTCGAGGCCGAGGCTGCCAGCCAGCAGGTGCATGGCGTCGCCTTCGACAGCCGCAAGGTGACGGGGGACGACGTCTTCGTCGCGCTCGCCGGCGCGAAGGCGGACGGCGCGCGCTTCATCATGGATGCGGTGGGGCATGGCGCCGTCGCGATCGTCTCGGGCGGACCGCGCCCGGCGGACCTGCCGGCCGGCGTCGCCTTCGCGCAGGTCGACGACCCCCGGCTCGCGCTGGCTCTGGCCGCTGCCAAGGTCCATCCGCGCCAGCCGGAAACGATCGTGGCGGTGACCGGCACCAGCGGCAAATCCTCGGTCGCGGACTTCACGCGGCAGATCTTCCAGGCGCTCGGCCATGAGGCGGCGAGCGTCGGCACCATCGGCGTGGTGACGCGCAAGGGCGCCGATTACGGCTCTCTGACGACGCCCGATCCGCTCTCGCTGCACGCCTCGCTCGACAAGCTGGCGGGCGAGGGCATCACGCATCTCGCCATGGAGGCGTCCTCGCACGGCCTCGACCAGCGCCGGCTCGACGGCGTCAGGCTGAAGGCGGGCGCCTTCCTCAATCTCGGGCGCGACCATCTCGATTATCACCCCAGCGTCGAGGATTACCTCGCCGCCAAGCTGCGGCTCTGGACGCTGCTGCCGGCCGGCGCGCCGGTCGTGATCAACCGCGACGAGCCCTATGCGGAAGAGGCGGCGCAGGCCGCCGAGGCAGCGGGGCATCCGGTGCTCGGCATCGGCCGCAAGGGTGAGACGCTGACACTGCTCGCCAATGAGCGCGAGGGCTTCTCGCAGCGCCTGACGGTCGGCTTCGACGGGCAGAAACTCTCCGTCGCCCTGCCGCTGGTCGGCGATTTCATGGCCGGCAATGCGCTGGTCGCCGCCGGGCTTGCCATCGCGACCGGTGCGGACAAGGCGGCGGCGCTGCAGGTGATGGCCGGGCTCACCGGGGTCGCCGGGCGGCTCGAACGCGTCGGCGAGGCGAATGGCGGGCTCGTCGTGGTCGATTATGCCCACAAGCCCGATGCGCTCGCAGCCGTGCTCACGACCCTGCGCCCCTATGCGACCGGGCGGCTGATCTGCGTCTTCGGCTGCGGCGGCGACCGCGACAAGGGCAAGCGGCCGCTGATGGGCGCGATCGCGGCGGAAAAAGCCGATATCGCCATCGTCACCGACGACAATCCGCGCAGCGAGGACCCGGCGACCATCCGGGCCGAGATCATGGCCGCCTCGCCAGAGCTTTCCGAGATCGGCGACCGCGAGGAGGCGATCCGCGCCGCCGTGAAGATGCTCAAGCCTGGGGATTTGCTGGTCGTGGCGGGAAAAGGCCATGAAAGCGGCCAGATCATAGGCGACCGCACGCTGCCCTTCTCCGATCACGACGTGGTCCGGAAAGCGCTATCGGAGATCAAGTGA
- a CDS encoding division/cell wall cluster transcriptional repressor MraZ: protein MDRFVSNFTNRLDAKGRVSIPSSFRAVLAKDGYEGLYVHQALDLPALDAGGNALRATIDDILARFSPFSDEWELLSTALNGTSEVLKVDTEGRMVLSEALRAHAGIGDTVTFVGHGHKFQIWEPERFRAHLDAARTRLRDVKRTLGGLGVPAGGAGT, encoded by the coding sequence ATGGACCGCTTCGTCTCGAACTTCACCAATCGCCTCGACGCCAAGGGGCGCGTTTCCATTCCTTCGAGCTTTCGGGCCGTCCTGGCCAAGGACGGGTACGAGGGGCTCTATGTCCATCAGGCGCTCGATCTGCCGGCGCTGGATGCCGGCGGCAACGCGCTGCGGGCGACGATCGACGACATCCTCGCGCGCTTCTCGCCGTTCTCGGACGAGTGGGAGCTGCTCTCGACGGCGCTCAACGGCACCTCGGAGGTGCTGAAGGTCGATACGGAGGGGCGGATGGTGCTGAGCGAGGCGCTCAGGGCGCATGCCGGCATCGGCGATACCGTGACCTTCGTCGGGCACGGGCACAAATTCCAGATCTGGGAGCCGGAACGGTTCCGCGCGCATCTCGATGCGGCGCGGACGCGGCTTCGCGACGTCAAGCGCACCCTGGGTGGCTTGGGGGTTCCAGCCGGAGGCGCGGGCACATGA
- a CDS encoding lytic transglycosylase domain-containing protein, with protein sequence MNAETDARAFIVREAEIAREKAGETKGEPTEATATKANTKAGRKAARAAKADAASVAHAEPEKGEARPSRALAAPAGAEGIKAIIARHAAANGVPFSLADAVVRVESRYNPRAAHAGNFGLMQIRHQTARGMGYTGSAGGLLDAETNARYGMMYLAQAYKLAGGDTCRTVMKYQSGHMTSRMSGANRTYCAKVRTITARN encoded by the coding sequence GTGAACGCGGAAACGGACGCCAGAGCCTTTATCGTTCGCGAAGCGGAGATCGCCCGCGAGAAGGCCGGTGAGACGAAGGGCGAGCCGACTGAGGCGACCGCGACCAAGGCGAACACCAAAGCCGGGCGCAAGGCCGCACGGGCCGCCAAGGCCGATGCGGCGAGCGTCGCCCATGCCGAGCCGGAGAAGGGCGAGGCCCGTCCCAGCCGCGCGCTGGCAGCTCCGGCCGGTGCCGAAGGCATCAAGGCGATCATCGCGCGCCATGCGGCGGCCAACGGCGTGCCGTTCTCGCTCGCCGATGCGGTGGTGCGGGTCGAGAGCCGCTACAATCCGCGCGCCGCGCATGCCGGCAATTTCGGCCTGATGCAGATCCGCCACCAGACGGCGCGCGGCATGGGCTATACCGGCAGCGCGGGCGGCCTGCTCGATGCCGAGACCAATGCGCGCTACGGCATGATGTATCTGGCGCAGGCCTACAAGCTTGCCGGTGGCGACACCTGCCGGACCGTCATGAAGTACCAGAGCGGCCATATGACCAGCCGGATGAGCGGCGCCAATCGCACCTACTGCGCCAAGGTCCGCACGATCACGGCGCGCAACTGA
- a CDS encoding organic hydroperoxide resistance protein, protein MKILYTAHGSATGGREGQAATDTGNVKLVLNTPKELGGGGGEGTNPEQLFSNGYSACFLGALKFVAGKEKVKIPDEAKVSADVGIGPRDDGQGFGIAVKLTISVPGVDKAVVEDLVQKAHVVCPYSHATKGNIDVDLQVAA, encoded by the coding sequence ATGAAAATCCTCTACACCGCTCATGGTTCCGCCACCGGCGGCCGCGAAGGCCAGGCCGCGACTGACACCGGCAACGTCAAGCTCGTCCTGAACACCCCGAAGGAACTTGGTGGCGGCGGCGGCGAAGGCACGAATCCCGAGCAGCTCTTCTCGAATGGCTATTCCGCCTGCTTTCTCGGCGCGCTGAAATTCGTCGCCGGCAAGGAGAAGGTGAAGATCCCCGACGAGGCGAAGGTCTCGGCCGATGTCGGCATCGGCCCGCGCGACGACGGCCAGGGCTTCGGCATCGCCGTGAAGCTGACAATCTCCGTGCCCGGCGTCGACAAGGCCGTGGTCGAGGACCTCGTCCAGAAGGCCCATGTGGTCTGCCCCTACTCGCACGCGACGAAGGGCAACATCGACGTCGACCTTCAGGTTGCGGCCTGA